A stretch of Sulfurimonas xiamenensis DNA encodes these proteins:
- a CDS encoding NAD(P)/FAD-dependent oxidoreductase yields the protein MKLKQRYDLIVVGAGAAGIIAAITAARLNDKVLLLEKLPQIASKLKATGGGRCNLTNTLNNEEFMSKFGRNGRFMQDALKEFDYKTLINFFKEIGVDTHAPDGFRVFPTSHNSSTIISALIDEMQRVGVEVLVSQRVEKLLVINNQISGIQTTNNIFNTKRVIVATGGLGYPTLGADGDGYKMAQELGHKVTQLYPAMMPLYTKEKWVKNCRADTIAKVELKVDMKKQSKIKVYGDLIFTKNGIRGPVVLDAARDLTPLLEKYGEVPILLNFTKGMNEEQITKYLKELFSKAPHLTILELVNTLLPLELSNEICKLAGVEAHLSYKKIAGEQRAKLINLLAWTPLTVIGHEGFKMAMITRGGVDLREINPKTMQSKIVDGLYFCGEILNLDGPCGGYNLQWSFASGYLAGASFSKNTFIENI from the coding sequence ATGAAATTAAAACAGAGATATGACCTTATAGTTGTCGGTGCCGGTGCGGCGGGAATAATTGCAGCAATAACTGCAGCAAGATTGAATGATAAAGTTTTACTTTTAGAAAAACTGCCCCAAATAGCCTCAAAACTAAAAGCTACAGGAGGCGGACGCTGTAACCTGACAAACACTCTGAACAATGAAGAGTTCATGTCAAAATTTGGGCGTAACGGCCGCTTTATGCAAGATGCTTTAAAAGAGTTTGATTATAAAACACTTATAAACTTTTTTAAAGAGATAGGAGTGGATACTCATGCGCCTGATGGTTTTAGGGTTTTTCCAACCTCGCACAACTCATCAACAATCATATCTGCTCTTATAGATGAGATGCAAAGAGTCGGTGTAGAGGTTTTGGTATCGCAAAGAGTCGAAAAGCTTTTAGTTATAAATAATCAAATAAGCGGTATTCAAACTACAAATAATATTTTTAACACAAAAAGAGTCATTGTAGCAACTGGCGGGCTTGGATACCCTACTCTCGGAGCTGATGGAGATGGATATAAAATGGCACAAGAGCTTGGGCACAAAGTTACCCAGCTGTACCCGGCTATGATGCCGCTTTATACAAAAGAGAAGTGGGTTAAAAATTGCAGAGCTGACACAATAGCCAAAGTTGAACTTAAAGTTGATATGAAAAAACAGAGCAAAATAAAGGTATACGGAGATCTTATTTTTACAAAAAACGGTATACGCGGTCCGGTCGTGCTTGACGCGGCAAGAGATTTAACCCCGCTTTTAGAAAAATACGGCGAAGTGCCAATTTTGCTAAACTTCACAAAAGGGATGAATGAAGAGCAAATAACAAAGTATTTAAAAGAACTGTTTTCAAAAGCTCCACACTTAACTATACTTGAACTTGTAAACACTCTTCTCCCTCTTGAGCTTTCAAATGAAATCTGCAAACTGGCAGGAGTAGAAGCTCATTTATCATACAAAAAAATAGCAGGAGAACAAAGAGCAAAACTTATAAATCTTCTTGCCTGGACACCGCTGACAGTTATAGGGCATGAAGGCTTTAAGATGGCTATGATAACCCGCGGCGGAGTTGATTTAAGAGAGATAAACCCAAAAACAATGCAAAGCAAAATAGTAGATGGATTATACTTTTGCGGAGAAATCTTAAATCTTGACGGTCCATGTGGAGGCTATAATCTCCAATGGAGCTTTGCAAGCGGCTATCTTGCAGGTGCAAGTTTTAGTAAAAATACCTTTATTGAAAATATCTAA
- a CDS encoding thiamine phosphate synthase produces the protein MKKYLITSKEFYTNNSESFCSILQKQFKKHKPHYALYRDKLNKNYDKQAADFVKTCSEFENIKSFIHQNTKLAKELNATGIHLTSTQFEEIESAKELGLEVIVSTHTYMEVLQAQKLGADAVTYSPIFSSPGKGEPKGIDDLKKLLNICDIKVFALGGIVEKAQIDLIAKTKAYGFASIRYFQ, from the coding sequence ATGAAAAAATATCTTATAACTTCCAAAGAATTTTATACAAATAATTCAGAAAGTTTTTGTTCAATTTTACAAAAACAGTTTAAAAAACACAAGCCGCATTATGCTCTTTACAGAGATAAACTAAATAAAAATTATGACAAACAGGCTGCGGATTTCGTAAAAACTTGTTCAGAATTTGAAAATATTAAAAGTTTTATACATCAAAATACAAAACTGGCAAAGGAGTTAAATGCAACAGGCATTCATCTTACTTCTACCCAGTTTGAAGAGATTGAAAGTGCTAAAGAATTGGGACTGGAAGTTATTGTTAGCACGCATACTTATATGGAAGTTTTACAGGCTCAAAAACTTGGTGCTGATGCAGTTACATACAGCCCTATATTTTCTTCTCCGGGAAAAGGTGAACCAAAAGGGATAGATGATTTAAAAAAGCTTTTAAATATATGTGATATAAAAGTTTTTGCCCTTGGAGGTATTGTAGAAAAGGCGCAAATAGATCTTATTGCCAAAACAAAAGCGTATGGTTTTGCTTCAATTAGATATTTTCAATAA
- a CDS encoding anaerobic ribonucleoside-triphosphate reductase activating protein, producing the protein MSTNRENNSLSAKVIYDLTSFTHLDYPDHLSCIVWFSGCNMRCDYCYNKDIVFAKNGKYSYENILDFLKTRVGLLEAVVLSGGEATTHDLIPFCRKIKQLGFKIKLDTNGTNFLIVKELVALNLLDYVALDYKAPETKFTQITHSNRYDEFSKTLDFLIKSKLPFEARTTIHNDLLNTDDINKIIDDLKKRGYKNSYFIQEFLDTGSNIGNLQTPKSKFDRSLLQNDINIVYR; encoded by the coding sequence GTGAGCACAAACAGAGAAAACAATTCGCTGAGTGCTAAGGTTATATATGATTTAACATCATTCACCCACTTGGATTATCCAGACCACCTATCTTGTATAGTGTGGTTTAGTGGGTGTAATATGCGATGTGATTACTGCTACAACAAAGATATAGTTTTTGCCAAAAACGGCAAGTACAGTTATGAAAATATCCTCGATTTTTTAAAAACAAGAGTTGGTCTGCTTGAAGCAGTTGTTTTATCTGGCGGTGAAGCCACAACACATGATTTAATCCCATTTTGCCGCAAGATAAAACAACTTGGATTTAAAATAAAATTAGATACTAACGGAACAAATTTTTTAATTGTAAAAGAGCTTGTTGCACTAAATCTTTTGGATTATGTGGCACTTGACTACAAAGCTCCAGAAACAAAATTTACACAAATAACACACTCTAACAGATATGATGAATTTTCTAAAACTCTTGATTTTTTGATAAAAAGCAAATTGCCATTTGAAGCCAGAACTACTATTCATAATGATTTATTAAATACTGATGATATTAATAAAATTATAGATGATTTAAAAAAACGCGGTTATAAAAACAGCTACTTTATTCAAGAATTTTTAGATACAGGTTCTAATATTGGAAATCTTCAAACTCCAAAATCTAAATTTGACAGATCACTTTTACAAAATGATATCAATATCGTTTATAGATAA
- a CDS encoding nitrite/sulfite reductase, whose amino-acid sequence MENKLNKRERYKAQLKPIDYYKDFENIDFENLGEGDRFYLQDFGIFNTDFLEDEFTLRIRVPGGRISTEQFQKIADIVEEYDLTIILTARGGIQLHDIEADNVLEIHKRINALGVSTWQSFGDNVRNIVTDPYDGCGIYSEIEVYPIVLQMQDYIVKNPRYVGMLPRRISVGISGNRANVTSFFANDIYFALAKKENQLGFNVYMGGKNTEVAQSADIFLQKNEVFDFFKAFIEAFYLHGSRFSRAKTRIFHMIEDIGMDGLKAFIQKEYKKDFQGEGELILEKKEFSKFHKLKDKRFGFCYQTDFSRLTADEIKEIALYATKNSAEIRFGIDQNIYIIGLKEPSTTLNSPALSETIIACAGNLCPYAVWSIKDETSYLPLEKINKYRIQVGFSGCAKGCGRHRHTDIGLIGLKTNNFGDTEGGARVFLGALHSDGKSVSRQLFSMVPFVHLHKVLSLIIDLFEKSGYTNFEEYANDILIHYSEDFLSLWILANLETNSYILLPKLENMQNFEYEKKLLKEEFEDLDFWQYVDNSFFDAVSYLSKKLWTVEGEDPHYKPKIQRTNFR is encoded by the coding sequence ATGGAAAATAAACTAAACAAGAGAGAGCGCTATAAAGCTCAATTAAAACCAATAGATTATTATAAAGATTTTGAAAATATAGATTTTGAAAATCTTGGAGAGGGAGATAGATTTTATCTTCAAGATTTCGGAATATTTAATACCGATTTTTTAGAAGATGAATTTACTCTGCGCATTCGTGTTCCAGGCGGCAGAATCAGCACTGAACAATTTCAAAAAATAGCAGATATAGTAGAAGAGTATGATTTAACGATTATTTTAACTGCAAGAGGCGGAATACAGCTTCATGACATAGAAGCTGATAATGTTTTAGAAATTCATAAACGCATAAATGCTCTTGGCGTTTCTACATGGCAGAGTTTTGGTGACAATGTTAGAAATATAGTGACAGACCCGTATGATGGCTGCGGGATATATTCTGAGATAGAAGTTTATCCTATTGTATTGCAAATGCAGGATTATATTGTAAAAAATCCTCGCTATGTAGGTATGCTTCCTCGCCGTATATCAGTAGGAATATCAGGCAATCGTGCAAATGTTACCTCTTTTTTTGCAAATGACATCTATTTTGCACTCGCAAAAAAAGAGAATCAGTTAGGTTTTAATGTCTATATGGGCGGTAAAAATACAGAAGTAGCACAAAGTGCCGATATCTTTTTGCAAAAAAATGAAGTATTTGATTTTTTTAAAGCTTTTATTGAAGCATTCTATCTTCACGGCTCCCGCTTTTCTAGAGCTAAAACCCGTATTTTTCATATGATTGAAGATATTGGAATGGATGGTTTGAAAGCTTTTATCCAAAAAGAGTACAAAAAAGATTTTCAGGGTGAAGGAGAACTTATACTAGAAAAAAAAGAGTTCTCTAAATTTCATAAACTCAAAGATAAAAGATTTGGCTTTTGCTATCAAACTGATTTTTCAAGACTTACAGCTGACGAGATAAAAGAGATTGCTCTATATGCAACAAAAAATAGTGCAGAAATTAGATTTGGTATAGATCAAAACATCTATATTATCGGTTTAAAAGAGCCCTCAACCACTCTTAACTCTCCTGCCCTTAGTGAAACCATAATTGCATGTGCGGGTAATCTTTGCCCCTACGCTGTTTGGAGTATCAAGGATGAAACAAGCTATCTTCCCTTAGAAAAGATAAATAAATATCGCATACAAGTCGGCTTCTCTGGTTGTGCTAAAGGTTGCGGAAGACATAGACATACTGATATAGGTCTTATCGGATTAAAAACAAATAATTTCGGAGACACAGAAGGAGGAGCTAGAGTTTTTCTTGGAGCTCTGCATTCAGATGGAAAATCAGTCAGCAGGCAGCTCTTTTCAATGGTTCCTTTTGTTCATCTACATAAAGTACTCTCACTTATTATAGACCTTTTTGAAAAAAGTGGATATACAAATTTTGAAGAGTATGCAAATGATATTTTAATTCACTACTCTGAAGATTTTTTATCTTTATGGATTCTTGCAAATCTTGAAACAAATAGCTATATATTACTGCCAAAACTAGAAAATATGCAAAATTTTGAATATGAAAAAAAGCTGCTTAAAGAAGAGTTTGAAGATTTGGATTTTTGGCAATATGTAGATAATAGTTTTTTTGACGCTGTTAGTTATTTATCTAAAAAACTTTGGACAGTAGAGGGAGAAGACCCTCACTACAAACCGAAAATTCAAAGAACTAATTTTCGCTAA
- a CDS encoding response regulator transcription factor: MKNRSLKDIKVLFVEDEENLARLLKEAIGDNFHSFILATDGINGIELFKKTKPDIVITDIMMPRLSGLDMAKELKRINPKIPIIILSAFSEKEKLFSAIDIGITKYFLKPFDIDELLDYISSIAPRLSTKLVNLNEGFVFNKTTNSLYKNERFVPLSKNETKFLWLLLDNQNRVVDDSIIKEELWGENVSDERVRTFIRRFRAKTSKKLIKNVKGVGYQLSFSEN; the protein is encoded by the coding sequence ATGAAAAACAGATCACTAAAAGATATTAAAGTTTTATTTGTAGAAGATGAGGAAAATCTTGCAAGGCTTTTAAAAGAGGCTATTGGTGATAATTTTCATAGTTTTATACTCGCTACAGACGGCATTAACGGTATAGAGCTTTTTAAAAAAACAAAGCCTGATATTGTTATAACAGATATTATGATGCCTCGCCTTTCGGGGTTAGACATGGCAAAAGAGTTAAAACGGATTAATCCAAAGATACCCATTATAATACTTAGTGCTTTTAGTGAAAAAGAGAAGTTATTTAGTGCTATTGATATAGGAATTACAAAATATTTTTTAAAGCCATTTGATATAGATGAACTACTAGATTATATCAGCAGCATTGCTCCAAGACTTAGCACTAAACTGGTAAATTTAAATGAAGGTTTTGTATTTAATAAAACTACAAACTCTCTCTATAAAAATGAGAGATTCGTTCCTCTTTCAAAAAATGAAACAAAGTTTTTATGGCTATTGTTAGATAATCAAAACAGAGTAGTAGACGACAGTATAATCAAAGAAGAGTTATGGGGTGAAAATGTCAGTGATGAGAGAGTAAGAACTTTTATAAGACGCTTTAGAGCAAAGACCTCAAAAAAATTGATAAAAAATGTAAAAGGAGTTGGTTATCAACTCTCTTTTAGCGAAAATTAG
- a CDS encoding PAS domain-containing sensor histidine kinase — MLKQYKEAIEKSNIISKTDINGVITFVNDEFCNISGYTKNELIGQNHNIIRHPDVEDKIYKLLWETIKYKKVYKDTLKNLAKDGSTFYVNTTIIPILDKNENIIEYVAIRYDTTKEIVLREELQKKEIEYEELNKSLEKIVEEKTRELKELNQTLEERVQDEIAKNEERQRVMFWQSRHASLGQMLANIAHQWRQPLTELSLAMFNIKKAFQNNSEDGVSKFYTESKHIIRNMSETIDDFTNFFNPHKEKHYFNISDSIRESLVLLESIIDDEMITVKTYFEDIEVLGITNELTQVIINLVNNSKDAFIYNSILLREISIITKKENNFAVIEVQDNAGGIAKENLEKIFEPYFTTKHKSRGTGLGLFMSRMICEQGLNGTLDVKTKKYTTTFSIKIPLD, encoded by the coding sequence ATGCTAAAACAGTATAAAGAAGCTATAGAAAAAAGCAATATTATTTCTAAGACAGATATAAATGGAGTTATAACCTTTGTCAATGATGAATTTTGCAATATAAGCGGTTATACAAAAAATGAACTGATAGGACAAAATCATAATATTATCAGACATCCAGATGTTGAGGATAAAATATATAAACTTTTATGGGAAACAATAAAGTATAAAAAAGTATATAAAGATACTCTGAAAAATTTAGCTAAAGATGGCTCTACATTTTATGTAAACACTACAATCATTCCTATTTTAGATAAAAATGAGAATATTATCGAATATGTAGCAATACGCTATGATACAACCAAAGAAATAGTTTTAAGAGAAGAACTTCAAAAAAAAGAGATAGAGTATGAAGAGTTAAATAAGAGTCTTGAAAAGATAGTAGAAGAGAAGACAAGAGAGTTAAAAGAGTTAAATCAGACACTTGAAGAGCGTGTACAAGATGAAATAGCAAAAAATGAGGAGAGACAGCGTGTTATGTTTTGGCAATCACGACATGCAAGTCTTGGTCAAATGCTTGCAAATATAGCTCATCAATGGAGACAACCGCTTACTGAGCTTAGTCTGGCAATGTTTAACATAAAAAAAGCTTTTCAAAATAATAGTGAAGACGGTGTGTCAAAATTTTATACTGAGAGTAAACATATTATTAGAAATATGTCAGAAACAATAGATGATTTTACAAACTTTTTTAATCCTCATAAAGAAAAACACTATTTTAATATTAGTGACAGCATAAGAGAGTCTCTTGTACTTTTAGAAAGCATTATAGATGATGAGATGATAACTGTTAAAACATATTTTGAAGATATAGAAGTTCTTGGTATTACAAATGAGCTTACTCAAGTCATAATAAATTTAGTCAATAATTCAAAAGATGCATTTATATACAATAGTATTCTTTTAAGAGAAATAAGTATAATTACTAAAAAAGAGAATAATTTTGCAGTAATAGAGGTGCAGGATAATGCCGGCGGAATAGCAAAAGAGAATTTAGAAAAGATTTTTGAACCCTATTTTACTACAAAACATAAAAGCCGCGGTACCGGGTTAGGGTTGTTTATGTCAAGGATGATCTGTGAGCAGGGATTAAACGGCACACTTGATGTAAAAACTAAAAAGTATACAACAACATTTAGCATAAAAATTCCACTGGATTAA
- the polA gene encoding DNA polymerase I, whose amino-acid sequence MSKTVTVIDTFGFFFRSFYALPQYLKNRDGFPTGLLTGFINFISTLQKQHDSDYLIFAIDSVGPTFRNEIDSNYKAHRKAPPEELTMQLPIAIEWIDKMGYKTLGKVGYEADDMIATIVHFAKEKNYNVRVVSHDKDLFQLIDDGKVVLVDPIKKKVMDEEGCLDKYGITPKQFIDYQAILGDSADNIPGVKGIGKIGAQKLLAEYGSLDNIYANIENIKPPGLQKKLIESKYAAYMSKKLVTLKHDVLENFDFEEYKMDVEHPFLNIYDELVKYEQNGILRTLHAKNMVSHETHQEAVKKIEKEIQNSKKLDFKTILLTNAKELDRILSFIDKDTIIAFDTETTGLDYENDSLVGFSFSFNNTESYYVPVAHFYLGVPEQISRDDAAKAIRKIFDSKVVGHNIKFDLHFVSRFLNDDSLSIFADSMILAWLVNPENALSLDKLADKLLNHKMISYKDTVKKGETFAAVELEDACRYAAEDAIVTLKLYRLLLKELELQNAAHLIQEALEVEFPFIKTLLKMEKEGIEVNSSFLEQFLVEVKDTLNRLTKDIYKLAGREFNINSTQQLGVILFEELELPTGKKTKTGYSTNEQVLNSLKDEHKIISYLLEYREVYKLSSTYIEPLLKLSHEDKKSRIHTSFVQTGTATGRLSSKNPNLQNIPTRTELGTKIREAFVAGKSKKLIGIDYSQIELRLLAHFSQDKVLIDAFNHDRDIHMQTAIALFGEEEASEKRNIAKTVNFGLLYGMGQKKLSDTLGITTKEAKEIIEKYFNSFPTVRAYFRSIVDFSKEFGYIETILKRRRYFDYENASQMLKAAYERESVNSVFQGSVSDIIKLSMNKIHKTIVDEDLKAKMLLQIHDELIFEVDEAEAEVLGERFKEIMESITELKIPLKASLNIGDNWSELK is encoded by the coding sequence TATCTCTACGCTTCAAAAACAGCATGACAGTGATTATCTGATTTTTGCCATTGATTCTGTAGGACCGACATTTAGAAATGAAATAGATTCAAATTATAAAGCACATCGTAAAGCTCCTCCTGAGGAGTTGACTATGCAGCTTCCAATCGCAATAGAGTGGATAGATAAGATGGGGTATAAAACTCTTGGTAAAGTTGGATATGAAGCTGATGATATGATAGCAACTATTGTACACTTTGCTAAAGAGAAAAACTACAATGTTAGAGTAGTTTCTCATGATAAAGATCTTTTTCAGCTTATAGATGACGGCAAGGTTGTTTTAGTAGATCCTATTAAGAAAAAGGTTATGGATGAGGAGGGCTGCTTAGATAAATACGGCATCACTCCCAAACAATTTATAGATTATCAAGCAATTCTTGGTGATTCGGCTGATAATATACCTGGTGTCAAGGGTATAGGAAAAATTGGAGCACAGAAGCTTTTAGCGGAGTATGGAAGCTTAGATAATATTTACGCAAACATAGAGAATATTAAACCGCCAGGTCTTCAAAAAAAACTTATTGAATCTAAGTATGCTGCATATATGTCAAAAAAACTTGTAACTCTTAAACACGATGTTCTTGAGAATTTTGATTTTGAAGAGTATAAAATGGATGTAGAACACCCTTTTTTAAACATATATGATGAGCTTGTAAAATATGAGCAAAACGGTATTTTAAGAACTCTGCATGCTAAAAATATGGTTAGTCATGAAACACATCAAGAAGCAGTTAAAAAAATAGAAAAAGAGATACAAAACTCCAAAAAACTAGATTTTAAAACTATACTATTAACAAATGCAAAAGAGTTAGATAGGATTTTGAGTTTTATTGACAAAGATACAATTATTGCTTTTGATACGGAAACAACGGGTCTTGATTATGAAAATGACTCTTTGGTCGGTTTTAGCTTCAGTTTTAACAATACAGAATCCTATTATGTTCCAGTCGCTCACTTTTATCTTGGCGTACCTGAACAGATAAGCAGAGATGATGCTGCAAAAGCTATAAGAAAAATATTTGATTCAAAAGTGGTTGGACATAACATAAAATTTGATCTGCATTTTGTAAGCAGATTTTTAAATGATGATAGTTTATCTATCTTTGCCGATTCTATGATACTTGCTTGGTTAGTAAATCCTGAAAACGCTCTCTCTCTTGATAAATTAGCGGATAAACTTTTGAATCATAAAATGATTTCTTATAAAGATACTGTTAAAAAAGGTGAAACTTTTGCTGCGGTTGAGCTTGAAGATGCATGTAGGTATGCTGCTGAGGATGCTATTGTTACGCTAAAACTCTATCGTCTGCTTTTAAAAGAGTTAGAGCTTCAAAATGCTGCGCATCTTATTCAAGAGGCTCTAGAGGTTGAATTTCCTTTTATAAAAACACTGCTAAAGATGGAGAAAGAGGGCATAGAGGTAAACAGCTCCTTTTTAGAGCAGTTTCTTGTTGAGGTAAAAGATACTTTAAACCGTTTAACAAAAGATATTTATAAATTGGCAGGAAGAGAGTTTAACATCAATTCAACACAGCAGCTAGGTGTTATACTTTTTGAAGAACTTGAGCTTCCGACTGGAAAAAAAACAAAAACAGGCTACTCAACAAATGAGCAGGTTTTAAACTCTTTAAAAGATGAACATAAAATTATCTCTTATCTTTTAGAGTATCGTGAAGTTTATAAGCTCTCTTCAACATATATAGAGCCTTTGCTAAAACTAAGCCATGAAGATAAAAAGAGTCGTATTCATACATCTTTTGTTCAAACAGGAACAGCGACAGGACGATTAAGTTCAAAAAATCCAAATCTTCAAAATATACCTACAAGAACAGAGCTCGGAACAAAGATAAGAGAAGCTTTTGTTGCAGGCAAAAGTAAAAAACTTATAGGGATAGACTACTCCCAGATAGAACTTAGACTATTGGCTCATTTTTCGCAGGACAAAGTTTTGATTGATGCATTTAACCATGACAGAGATATTCATATGCAGACAGCGATAGCTCTATTTGGCGAAGAAGAGGCATCTGAGAAAAGAAATATTGCAAAAACTGTAAATTTTGGTCTGCTTTATGGCATGGGGCAAAAAAAACTATCAGATACACTTGGTATAACTACAAAAGAAGCAAAAGAGATAATAGAAAAATATTTCAACAGTTTTCCTACTGTTAGAGCATATTTTCGCTCAATTGTAGATTTTTCAAAAGAGTTTGGATATATTGAAACAATATTAAAACGCCGTAGATATTTTGATTATGAAAATGCTTCCCAGATGTTAAAAGCTGCTTATGAGAGAGAGTCTGTAAACAGTGTATTTCAAGGAAGTGTCTCTGATATTATAAAATTAAGTATGAATAAAATCCATAAAACAATTGTAGATGAGGATTTAAAGGCTAAGATGCTTTTGCAAATTCATGATGAACTTATTTTTGAAGTAGATGAAGCTGAAGCTGAAGTTTTAGGAGAGAGATTTAAAGAGATAATGGAGAGTATCACTGAGTTAAAAATTCCATTAAAAGCCAGTTTAAACATCGGTGACAACTGGAGTGAGTTAAAGTAG